ACGTGCCCGGCGCGCACCGGTCCGACCTGCCGCCGTTCGACCACCGCTCCCTGGGGCGGGAGGAGATCATCCGGCCCTACCCGCGGTACCGGCGGTACCTCGCGGAGGAACCGGTGCACTGGAGTTCCGCGGGCGGCGCGTGGTACGTGTTCGGCCACCGGCCGACGGTGGAGGCGCTGGGTAGCGCGGACTTCACCCGCGGCGGGTTGGTCTTCCCGCCCGGCTGCGACGCGCTGACCCGCCTCGTGCGCGACTGGCTGGTGTTCCTCGACCCGCCGCGGCACACGCGGCTGCGGTCGGTGCTCGCCGGCCGGTTCACCCTCGCCGCGGTGCGCTCCCTGCGCCCGCGAATCCAACGGGTCGCCGACGACCTCGTCGCCGCCCTCGCGGGCCGACCGGAGATCGACCTGGTGGCCGACTTCGCGACCAGGCTGCCGCTGCACGTGATGTGCGACCTGCTCGGCCTGCCCGCGGCCGACCGGGAGTGGCTGCACCGGCGCGCGCTCGCGCTCCAGCAGGCCAGCTCGACCCGCCAGGGCGACTACGCCGCCGCCGAGGAGGCGGCCCGGGACCTGGGCGGCTACTTCCGCCGGGCCGCCGCCGACCCGGCCGAGGACGGGCTGCTCGCGCCGCTCGTGCGGGCCGGGTGCACCCCCGACGAGGTCGCCGGCACGGGCGTGCACCTGCTCACCGCGGGCCACGAGACCACGGCCCACCTGATCGGCAAGTCCGTGCTGGCGCTGCTGGACCACCCCGAGGTGCTGCGCTCGCGGCCGGTGTTCACCGCCGACCACGTGGACGAGCTGATCCGCTACGACGGTCCGGTGCAGATGGTGAGCCGGCGGGCCGCGCGGGACGTGGTGCTGGGCGGTCGGCGGGTCCGGGCGGGCGACAAGGTGGTGCTGGTGCTCGGCGCCGCCAACCGCGATCCCGACCGCTTCGCGCGGCCCGACGAGCTGCGGCTGGACCGGGCGCCCCGCGGGCACTGCGGGTTCGGCTACGGCGCCCACCGGTGCCTGGGCGCCGCCCTGGCGGGCCTGGAGGCACAGCTCGCCCTGACCGCGCTGGTGCGGGCTCTGCCCGCGCCGCACGCCGCCGGGCAACCGGTGCGCTACCACCACGACCTGATCTTCCACGGTCCGCGGACCCTGCCGCTGCGCACCGGCTGGCCGGGGTGACGCACCGGGTCAGGCCGGGCCCCCGGCGGGGACGAGGCGGACCGGCAGCGAGGTGAGCTGCCGGATGGCGTACCCGCTCACCCAGCGGGTCTCGCCGGTCGTCCGCGTGGCGTCGGGGAACTCCCGGAGGAACTCGGTCAGGGCGATCCGGAGCTCGGCGCGCGCCAGTGCCGCGCCGACGCAGTAGTGGGCGCCGTAGCCGAAGGTGTAGTGCGCCGTGGGCGGCGAGGCGTGGTTGAAGGCGGAGATGTTGAGCAGGACGGGCTTGCCCGCCGGGATCTCGTGCTCCTGGAGCAGTACGGGGGAGGTGGTGAACCGCCAGGTGGCCAGGGGGAACGGCGGGTTGGCGCACAGGGTGGCCTCGACGCGCGCCTCGACCTCCCGCGCGGTGGCCGGGCGCCTGTCCGGTGGCTCGTCCAGCACGTCGGCCAGCAGCGCGGCCAGCACGCTCGTCGTGGACTCGTGCCCGGGGATGACCAGCCCGGGGGTCCAGGTCGCGATCTCGACGGTGCTGACCGACCCGTCGGCCTCGTGCAGCGCCAGCAGGTCGGCGATCATGCCGGGGCGCAGCTCGTGCCGTCGCGGGCCGAGGAAGGCCCCGACGCCGCCGTAGAGCTGGACCCGCCCCCGTTCGCGCTCGGCGTCGTCCGCGCCGTGGGTGACCAGCCGGCAGGCTTCGACGAGCGGCTCGCGCATCTCCGGCGGCAGCCCGAGCACGGCGCTGATCACGGCCACGGGCAGCGGGTAGGCGAGCCGGGGCACCAGGTCGACCTCCCCGTCGAGCGTGCGCAGGAGGTCGTGCACGACCTCGGTGATCAGTTGCTCCCAGCGCTCCCGGTGCCGGGCCGAGAAGACCGCGGCGTGCAGCTTCCGCTGCCGGGTGTGCTCGGCGCCCTCGCTGGTGATCAGCGCGGCGGCGCGGGAGGTCTGGGCGGAGCCGATCATCCCGGTGGCGTCGTCGAACCAGTCGGGCGCCGCGTCGGCCTCCTTGGTGAGCCGGCGGTCGCGGAACGCCAGGCGGACCAGCTCGGGGTCGTTCACCAGCCACACCTCGCCGCCGGCCCAGGCCACGCGGGCGAGCGGGTGGCGGCGGGCCACGTCGAGCAGGCGCTCCTGCACGTCGCCGGGGCTCACGTCGAGCCGGATGTCGACCAGGTTCGTCATGTCGGTTCCCAGGGTCTCGGGGGCGGGTCGCGGGTCGGTCAGCGGGGCGGCCCGCCGAACCGCGCCGCGAGGTGGGCGCTGATCCCGGCCACCCGGTCGGGCACCCGGTCGTCCTGGCGGCACCGCGCCGCGAGGTCCGCGAACTCCCGTGCGATCCTGCGGCGGGCCACGTCGGGCCGGGACACCGGGACGGGCGGTTCCGGCAGTTCGAAGGAGGGGCCCGCGGTGCGGCCGGGAACGCCGGAGGGCAGCGTCACCAGCAGCTCGGCGAGGGGCCGCATCACCCCGGTCATCACGTCGATCGCGGCGTTCATCAGCTCGGACCGGCGCAGGCTGGTGTCGGGTCGTTCGGCGAAGTGCTGCGCGGTCAGCAGCAGCATCAGGTAGTACGACCTGTTGAACAGCGCCATGACCCGCGCGGTGCCGGGGTCGGTGACGGGTTGCCCCACCCCGGGACCGGTGCCCGTGGTCGGGTTGCGCAGCACGGGGTGGGCCGGGTGCCACCGCCCGCCGCCCCCGCGGAGGTGCTCGGTCATGAGCAGGTCGGCGATCCGGCGGAAGGTGTCGTGGTGCGACGGGCCGGGGTCGCCGACCGCCGGCAGCACGCCGCCCTCGCCCTGCTCGGTCACGAAGTCGACCGCGAACAGCGCGCTGGACAGGTCGTCCACCTCGAACTGGTAGTCGGGGTGGGTCGCGTCGATCGACTCGCGCAGGAACAGGTGGTGCTCGCCGCCGCCCCGGCCGCGCTCGACCGCGAACAGGTCGGGCACCCGGGTCAGGCCGTCGCGGATGGCGCCGTACAGCTCGCTCAGCGACCGGTAGGGCCCGCCGCCCGGTCGGCCGTCGTCGGGTTCCTCGATGGCGATGAACCGCTGCACGCTGCCGAGGTGCAGCGGTTCGAGCGCGAAGTCCACCGGCAGCGGCAGGCGGGCGTTGATCGTGGTGAAATCCACCTCGGGCACGTGGAACGGCTCGCCCACGGCCATGAGGACGTTGTTGACGACCAGGTAGTGCGCCATCTCCTCGCGGGCGACCCCGAGCAGGCCGCCCCGGATGCCGGTGCGCAGCGTCCGCCCGCCGTCGCCGCAGGCGAGTTCGAGCTGTTCCGCGGTCCACCGGCCCTCGCGCACCCACTCCGTGCCGACGCCGTAGGTCGGCACGGAGTACGCCGCGTACAGGTACTGCAACATCACCGCCAGTTCGAGGGTGACGGCCTGGCGCAGCGCGGCGACCAGCTCGCCGCGGGTGGTGATCGGCGGCGTCCACGACGTCTCCGCGGCGATCGGGCGCGGCGCCCGGTGCTGCTGGCGGCGCAGGTACTTCAGCAGCAGTCGCGCCTTCGGCGCCGACAGGTCCCTGGTGGGCGGCATGTAGTAGGTCTTGCCCTTGTTGCGCGGGTCGCACATCTGCCACATCAGCGTCGCGTAGGTCTCGACCCTGCACCGGTCGGCGAGGCTGAACACCTCGGTGCGCATGAACGAGGACACCAGCTCGTAGTAGGCCAGGACCTTCTCGTGCACCAGCTCGAAGGTGACGTCCTGCTCCGGGATGTCGTCCAGCTCCCGGTCGTCGGGCAGCACCCGGACCGCCACCACGCCGTGCGGTCCCAGCTCGACCCGGGTGACACCGGCCCGGAGCCCGCGGACGGTGAAGCCGCCGAGACCGGTGCCGTCGACGTCGACCTCGCCGATGGCGAGCAGGTCGTGCCGCTGGCGCACGACGGGGGCGGCCGGGTGCGGCCGGCCCCGCAGGAACGCCCGGAACGTCACCCGGGCGTCGTGCCCGGGGGTGCCGTCGGTGTGGTCGAGGACCAGGGCGGCGTCGTCGGACTGGACGTTGAGCTCGACCTCGCGCAGCAGCTCCACCGGGTGGCCGTGCCGGTCGAGGTGGACCACCCGCAACGCCTGGTCGTTCGCCGCCCGGGCACCGGACGCCGCGGGCACGGTGACGATCCCGCTGGTCGGCGCGTGCTCGTGCACCTTCTCGGGCACGGTCGCGACCAGCTCGTCGGACCCGGCCGTGCGCAGCAGCAGGTCGCCACCGCGCCAGGGCCGCGGCACGGCCGTGATCAGGTTGAACGTGACGTGCGTCGGCGCCACGTCGACGCTGAGGGTGTGCAAGCCGGTGCGCCCGCCGCACGGCACCAGCAGCCGCCCGGCGGGGTGGGTGCGCAGTTCCGCCGCGCGCCACGGCGCGATGGTGCCCCACAGCCGCCACAGGTTCGGGGTGTCCGGTGCCGTGGGCGGGGACATGTGGCCGAGCGCGAACTGGACCACCAGCCCGTCGCCCGCCGCCTCCAGGTGCTCGACCGCGGGGGAGGTCCCGTCCAGCCACCGCGGCTCCTCGACCACGAACTGGTAGACCACCGACCTGCGCAGCTCCGCCGCCAGGAAGTGCTCGCCGACGTCGGGCACGTGATCAGGGTTCTGCCACCGCGGCGGCGACGTGCCCGCCACCTGCCCGGTGACCGCGTACCCGACGTCGTGCGACCGCCCGGCGCGGCCGAAGCCGAACTGGCCGACCACCAGGGTCATCGTGTCCGCGGCGGTCGGGTCGACGTCGAAGACCCGCGCCCGGTTGACGGTGGTCGCGAGGTACTCGTTGTGGTGGCCCCACACGTCCACGCAGCGGCCCACCAGCGGGTCGTCCGGGTCCAGCCGGCCGGCCTCCCGCTCCACCCCGGTGATCGTCGCGTCGATCGCGAAGTGCCCGCTGCCGCCGAAGTTCCAGCCCGCGGTCGCGCTGAACACCCCGTCGGGGCACGGCCGGCCCGCGGCGTCGTACCGGGGGCCCCGGTCCACCAGGTACTGGTGGTACTCGCGGGCCGGCCGCCCCACCGGGAACGGGCCGCTGTCGGTGAGCGCGGTGTTGGTGGTGACGTCCACCAGGCCGCTGCGCGGTCCGGTGGGCAGGCTGGTCCGCGCCGTGCCGCCGAAGTGCAGCCGGGGCAGGTCGAACACGCTCACGGCTGCTCCGGGGCAGCGCCCCGAGCCGGATCCGACCTGCTCATCGGCACCTCCGCGACGCGACCCGCTCCGGAACCGGTCCCCGGCTCCCGCTCCCACGGTGTGCGGACCCCGGCCCGCCCGGCAACCCGGTCCCGCGCCGGTCACCCGAAAACCCCACCGTTGGAGCGGCGATCCGGCTCCGGCGTCACCCAGCGGGACCGCCCCGGGAGCGGCGGCACGGGGCGTGGGGGACCGGTCCGGCTGGCCGGTGGCGGCGATCACCGGGTCCCCTCTGCGACTTGCGGCTGGAGTTGGGTGACATCGCCGTCGACGAGCAGTTCCGCGCCGGTGGTGAAGGTGCTCTGGTCGCCGGCCGGGTAGAGGGCGGTGGCGGCGACCTCGTCGGGGTGGCCGGCGTGCCCGAGCGGGGAGGGTTCGGCCGCGGTGGGGCCGTCGCCGTGCGGGTAAGCGGCGCGGAGCTCGTCCCCGCCGAGGGTTTCGACGAAGCCGGGGGTGAGGGCGTTGACGCGGATCCCCCGGCCGGCCGGCTCGGCGGCCCGGGTGCGGGCGAGG
This portion of the Saccharothrix syringae genome encodes:
- a CDS encoding cytochrome P450: MSVLHVPGAHRSDLPPFDHRSLGREEIIRPYPRYRRYLAEEPVHWSSAGGAWYVFGHRPTVEALGSADFTRGGLVFPPGCDALTRLVRDWLVFLDPPRHTRLRSVLAGRFTLAAVRSLRPRIQRVADDLVAALAGRPEIDLVADFATRLPLHVMCDLLGLPAADREWLHRRALALQQASSTRQGDYAAAEEAARDLGGYFRRAAADPAEDGLLAPLVRAGCTPDEVAGTGVHLLTAGHETTAHLIGKSVLALLDHPEVLRSRPVFTADHVDELIRYDGPVQMVSRRAARDVVLGGRRVRAGDKVVLVLGAANRDPDRFARPDELRLDRAPRGHCGFGYGAHRCLGAALAGLEAQLALTALVRALPAPHAAGQPVRYHHDLIFHGPRTLPLRTGWPG
- a CDS encoding cytochrome P450 gives rise to the protein MTNLVDIRLDVSPGDVQERLLDVARRHPLARVAWAGGEVWLVNDPELVRLAFRDRRLTKEADAAPDWFDDATGMIGSAQTSRAAALITSEGAEHTRQRKLHAAVFSARHRERWEQLITEVVHDLLRTLDGEVDLVPRLAYPLPVAVISAVLGLPPEMREPLVEACRLVTHGADDAERERGRVQLYGGVGAFLGPRRHELRPGMIADLLALHEADGSVSTVEIATWTPGLVIPGHESTTSVLAALLADVLDEPPDRRPATAREVEARVEATLCANPPFPLATWRFTTSPVLLQEHEIPAGKPVLLNISAFNHASPPTAHYTFGYGAHYCVGAALARAELRIALTEFLREFPDATRTTGETRWVSGYAIRQLTSLPVRLVPAGGPA
- a CDS encoding ferritin-like domain-containing protein gives rise to the protein MSVFDLPRLHFGGTARTSLPTGPRSGLVDVTTNTALTDSGPFPVGRPAREYHQYLVDRGPRYDAAGRPCPDGVFSATAGWNFGGSGHFAIDATITGVEREAGRLDPDDPLVGRCVDVWGHHNEYLATTVNRARVFDVDPTAADTMTLVVGQFGFGRAGRSHDVGYAVTGQVAGTSPPRWQNPDHVPDVGEHFLAAELRRSVVYQFVVEEPRWLDGTSPAVEHLEAAGDGLVVQFALGHMSPPTAPDTPNLWRLWGTIAPWRAAELRTHPAGRLLVPCGGRTGLHTLSVDVAPTHVTFNLITAVPRPWRGGDLLLRTAGSDELVATVPEKVHEHAPTSGIVTVPAASGARAANDQALRVVHLDRHGHPVELLREVELNVQSDDAALVLDHTDGTPGHDARVTFRAFLRGRPHPAAPVVRQRHDLLAIGEVDVDGTGLGGFTVRGLRAGVTRVELGPHGVVAVRVLPDDRELDDIPEQDVTFELVHEKVLAYYELVSSFMRTEVFSLADRCRVETYATLMWQMCDPRNKGKTYYMPPTRDLSAPKARLLLKYLRRQQHRAPRPIAAETSWTPPITTRGELVAALRQAVTLELAVMLQYLYAAYSVPTYGVGTEWVREGRWTAEQLELACGDGGRTLRTGIRGGLLGVAREEMAHYLVVNNVLMAVGEPFHVPEVDFTTINARLPLPVDFALEPLHLGSVQRFIAIEEPDDGRPGGGPYRSLSELYGAIRDGLTRVPDLFAVERGRGGGEHHLFLRESIDATHPDYQFEVDDLSSALFAVDFVTEQGEGGVLPAVGDPGPSHHDTFRRIADLLMTEHLRGGGGRWHPAHPVLRNPTTGTGPGVGQPVTDPGTARVMALFNRSYYLMLLLTAQHFAERPDTSLRRSELMNAAIDVMTGVMRPLAELLVTLPSGVPGRTAGPSFELPEPPVPVSRPDVARRRIAREFADLAARCRQDDRVPDRVAGISAHLAARFGGPPR